The following coding sequences are from one Panicum hallii strain FIL2 chromosome 5, PHallii_v3.1, whole genome shotgun sequence window:
- the LOC112894897 gene encoding BEL1-like homeodomain protein 9, with product MSSAAGGYGGGAGSGAEPHCHGHAHGDFLLHHHHAQHVAAQQLYHVPQHSRREKLRFPPDDDSPPHASASATQHQHQQHAGAAWPPPPPGFYSYASSSTSSYSPHSPTLAQAQLVAAHGHGLAPPLASQIPTQNFALSLSSSSSNPPPQQPSRPLGAPAGPFGPFTGYAAVLGRSRFLAPAEKLLEEICDVGGTAPHVDRTASDESLLDADPMEGLDHDMDGADRAASDAGPISGAEQQWKKTRLISMMEEVCKRYRLYYQQVQTVINSFETVAGFSNAAPFAAMALRTMAKHFKCLKGMILSQLRNTSKAAAGKEGLSKDIAMFGLASGSAPALQRASSAAAFGQPHNIWRPQRGLPERAVSVLRAWLFEHFLHPYPTDGDKQMLAKQTGLTRNQVSNWFINARVRLWKPMVEEIHNLEMRQVHKHPALDKSQHAMHHQTQHSSESSRKPSDPSDSQLGQSSSITRNHSIPASQGFPDELSQMSHSIQQGQVTFAYNGLSTPQHQHSLTSSQHHQQVGSMSGIGGSGNGGVSLTLGLHQNNRVCIAEPLPASLPPNLAHRFGLEEVSDAYVMGSFGGQDRHFGKEIGGHLVHDFVG from the exons ATGTCGTCCGCCGCGGGCGGGTACGGCGGAGGGGCGGGGAGCGGCGCCGAGCCCCACTGCCACGGCCACGCCCACGGCGACTTCCTGCTGCACCACCACCATGCACAGCAcgtggccgcgcagcagctctacCACGTGCCGCAGCACAGCCGCCGCGAGAAGCTGCGGTTCCCGCCGGACGACGACTCGCCCCCGCACGCCTCCGCTTCCGCCACGCAAcaccagcaccagcagcacgccggggcggcgtggcctccgcctccgccgggGTTCTACTCCTACGCGTCCTCCTCCACGTCGTCCTACTCCCCGCACAGCCCCACGCTGGCGCAGGCGCAGCTCgtcgcggcgcacggccacggccTCGCCCCGCCGCTCGCGTCGCAGATCCCGACGCAGAACTTCGCGctctcgctctcctcctcgtcctcgaaCCCGCCCCCGCAGCAGCCCAGTAGGCCGCTTGGCGCCCCCGCGGGCCCCTTCGGGCCCTTCACCGGCTACGCGGCGGTTCTCGGCCGGTCCCGGTTCCTCGCCCCCGCGGAGAAGCTGCTCGAGGAGATCTGCGACGTGGGGGGCACGGCCCCGCACGTGGACCGGACCGCATCCGACGAGTCCCTGCTCGACGCGGATCCGATGGAGGGCCTCGATCACGACATGGACGGCGCCGACCGCGCCGCCTCCGACGCCGGGCCCATATCCGGCGCCGAGCAGCAGTGGAAGAAGACCAGGCTCATCTCCATGATGGAAGAG GTCTGCAAGAGGTACCGCCTGTACTACCAGCAGGTCCAGACTGTCATCAACTCGTTCGAGACGGTCGCTGGGTTCAGCAACGCTGCCCCGTTCGCCGCGATGGCGCTGAGGACCATGGCGAAGCACTTCAAGTGCCTCAAGGGCATGATACTGAGCCAGCTGCGGAACACGTCCAAGGCTGCTGCCGGGAAGGAGGGGCTCAGCAAGGACATCGCCATGTTCGGGCTCGCCAGCGGCAGCGCCCCCGCCCTTCAGAGAGCGAGCAGTGCGGCTGCGTTCGGCCAGCCGCACAACATCTGGCGGCCGCAGCGAGGGCTCCCAGAGCGTGCTGTCTCTGTGCTCCGCGCTTGGCTGTTTGAGCACTTCCTGCATCC ATATCCTACTGATGGTGATAAGCAAATGCTAGCTAAACAGACGGGTTTAACGCGGAACCAG GTATCGAATTGGTTCATCAATGCAAGAGTCCGGCTCTGGAAACCAATGGTGGAAGAAATCCACAACCTCGAGATGAGGCAGGTCCACAAGCATCCAGCCCTTGACAAGAGCCAGCACGCCATGCATCACCAGACCCAGCATTCGTCTGAGAGCAGCAGGAAGCCCTCAGATCCTTCCGACTCCCAGCTGGGCCAAAGCAGTAGCATCACTCGGAACCACAGCATCCCTGCCTCTCAGGGCTTCCCGGACGAGCTCTCCCAGATGTCCCACTCCATCCAGCAGGGGCAGGTCACCTTCGCGTACAACGGGCTGTCGACTCCGCAGCATCAGCACAGCCTCACGTCGTCACAGCATCATCAGCAGGTTGGATCAATGAGCGGCATTGGCGGGTCGGGGAATGGCGGTGTGTCCCTCACCCTTGGACTCCACCAGAACAACAGGGTGTGCATCGCCGAGCCGCTCCCTGCGTCCCTCCCACCCAACCTTGCCCACCGTTTCGGCCTGGAGGAGGTCAGCGACGCCTATGTGATGGGCTCGTTTGGAGGTCAGGACCGGCATTTTGGCAAGGAGATCGGTGGCCATTTGGTGCATGATTTTGTTGGCTGA